The proteins below are encoded in one region of Triticum aestivum cultivar Chinese Spring chromosome 1B, IWGSC CS RefSeq v2.1, whole genome shotgun sequence:
- the LOC123120276 gene encoding beta-amylase 1, chloroplastic-like — translation MAESAAAAGQSSSARKSGVPVFVMMPLDTVKTCCGSGLNHRKTMARDLAALKSSGVEGIMVDVWWGVVEAEEPGLYNFEGYMKLVEMARDARLKVQAVMSFHQCGGNVGDTVNIPLPRWVVEEMDKDQDLAYTDQCGRRSYEYVSLGCDDMPVLDGRTPIRCYTDFMRAFRDHFAAFLGDTVVEVQVGMGPAGELRYPSYPESEGTWAFPGIGAFQCYDKYLLNSLKMAAEAAGNPDWGLGGPTDAGGYNSRPDDTDFFRQDGGGWDSGYGQFFMSWYSRMLLEHGDRVLSGAASVFGHEPGVHLSVKVAGIHWHYDTESHAPELTAGYYNTRRRDGYLPIARMLGRYGAVLNFTCVEMRDQEQPRDARCRPEGLVWRVAAAAREAGVGLAGENALPRYDDAAHDQVVATAREERMVAFTYLRMGLDLFQPDNWRRFASFVTRMSQAG, via the exons ATGGCCGAGAGCGCCGCCGCTGCCGGGCAATCATCCTCGGCGAGGAAGTCTGGGGTGCCGGTGTTCGTGATGATGCCGCTGGACACGGTCAAGACGTGCTGCGGGAGCGGTCTGAACCACCGGAAGACCATGGCGCGGGATCTGGCGGCTCTCAAGAGCTCGGGCGTGGAGGGAATCATGGTGGACGTGTGGTGGGGCGTCGTGGAGGCCGAGGAGCCGGGGCTGTACAACTTCGAAGGGTACATGAAGCTCGTCGAGATGGCGCGCGATGCCAGGCTCAAGGTCCAGGCCGTCATGTCCTTCCACCAGTGCGGCGGCAACGTCGGCGACACCGTCAA CATCCCGCTGCCGCGGTGGGTGGTGGAGGAGATGGACAAAGACCAGGACCTCGCCTACACTGACCAATGCGGACGCCGCAGCTACGAGTACGTCTCACTCGGCTGCGACGACATGCCCGTCCTCGACGGACGCACGCCCATCCGGTGCTACACCGACTTCATGCGCGCCTTTCGCGACCACTTCGCCGCCTTCCTCGGGGACACCGTCGTC GAAGTACAAGTCGGCATGGGGCCGGCGGGCGAGCTACGGTACCCGTCGTACCCGGAGAGCGAAGGAACCTGGGCATTCCCCGGCATCGGCGCCTTCCAATGCTACGATAAG TATTTGCTCAACAGCCTGAAGATGGCAGCGGAGGCGGCGGGCAATCCGGACTGGGGCTTGGGCGGGCCGACGGACGCCGGCGGCTACAACAGCCGGCCGGACGACACGGACTTCTTCCGCCAGGACGGCGGTGGCTGGGACTCGGGGTACGGCCAGTTCTTCATGTCCTGGTACTCGCGGATGCTCCTGGAGCACGGTGACCGCGTTCTGTCCGGCGCGGCGTCCGTGTTCGGCCACGAGCCCGGCGTCCATCTATCGGTCAAGGTCGCCGGCATCCACTGGCACTACGACACAGAGTCGCACGCGCCGGAGCTCACGGCTGGGTACTACAACACGCGGCGCCGCGACGGGTACCTCCCGATCGCGCGCATGCTGGGCCGTTACGGCGCCGTGCTCAACTTCACCTGCGTGGAGATGCGCGACCAGGAGCAGCCACGGGACGCGCGGTGCCGTCCCGAGGGCCTGGTGTGGCGTGTGGCCGCGGCCGCCCGCGAGGCCGGCGTCGGCCTGGCCGGTGAGAACGCGCTGCCCCGGTACGACGATGCGGCGCACGACCAGGTGGTGGCCACTGCTCGGGAGGAGCGGATGGTGGCGTTCACGTACCTCCGCATGGGCCTCGACCTGTTCCAGCCCGACAACTGGCGCCGCTTCGCCTCATTCGTGACACGGATGAGCCAAGCCGGCTAG